From a region of the Halolamina sp. CBA1230 genome:
- the nreA gene encoding DNA repair protein NreA, which translates to MRLDEYLEYEADEAAERRRLAEEKNYEILDHLEEFESRFEEHVTDDALVGSVSPSIFVGRSDYPKVSTGILSPVGHEDDASQFETSGEWYDEGVGIADVFERRTSLLNSNRTGVGVDVHDAWDGFTGVQREIAIADRPVGVEVGLDDRPDVDYDVSRDDVATPVGPRATAQSADLTENPHVPRPVEKTLEDDDWQAQGAINYLYRRGFDVYDINTILSAGALGQAENRKLVPTRWSITAVDDTVGQYLRGTLRGTQSVDTVQVHHNEYLGNSFWVILAPGNWEYELVEMKAPGSIWNPDPEAGIYLASAHEKFEGRTGYVDETAGAYYAARLGVLEHLSEIDRQAKALVLRHVSDDYWGPVGVWQVREAVRHAFEGEHGTAETLSGAISEVCTHLPVSEGRLRRKSTMAAGLQSSLLEF; encoded by the coding sequence ATGCGGCTGGACGAGTATCTCGAGTACGAGGCGGACGAGGCCGCCGAACGCCGGCGCCTCGCCGAGGAGAAGAACTACGAGATACTCGACCACTTGGAGGAGTTCGAGAGCCGCTTCGAGGAGCACGTCACCGACGACGCGCTCGTCGGGAGCGTCTCCCCCTCCATCTTCGTCGGCCGATCGGACTACCCCAAGGTGTCGACGGGGATCCTCTCGCCGGTCGGCCACGAGGACGACGCCAGCCAGTTCGAGACCAGCGGCGAGTGGTACGACGAGGGGGTCGGGATCGCCGACGTGTTCGAGCGCCGGACCAGCCTGCTGAACTCGAACCGGACGGGCGTCGGCGTCGACGTCCACGACGCGTGGGACGGGTTCACCGGCGTCCAGCGCGAGATCGCGATCGCCGACCGTCCGGTCGGCGTCGAGGTCGGGCTCGACGACCGGCCGGACGTGGACTACGACGTCTCCCGGGACGACGTGGCGACACCCGTGGGTCCACGAGCGACGGCGCAGTCCGCGGACCTCACGGAGAACCCTCACGTCCCTCGCCCCGTCGAGAAGACGCTCGAGGACGACGACTGGCAGGCCCAGGGCGCGATCAACTACCTCTACCGCCGCGGGTTCGACGTGTACGACATCAACACGATCCTCTCGGCGGGCGCGCTGGGCCAGGCCGAGAACCGGAAGCTCGTCCCCACGCGGTGGTCGATCACGGCCGTCGACGACACGGTCGGCCAGTACCTCCGCGGGACGCTCCGCGGGACCCAGAGCGTCGACACCGTCCAGGTCCACCACAACGAGTATCTCGGCAACAGCTTCTGGGTGATCCTCGCGCCGGGCAACTGGGAGTACGAACTGGTCGAGATGAAGGCGCCCGGCAGCATCTGGAACCCCGACCCCGAGGCCGGCATCTACCTGGCCAGCGCCCACGAGAAGTTCGAGGGGCGGACGGGGTACGTCGACGAGACGGCGGGCGCGTACTACGCCGCCCGCCTCGGCGTGCTCGAACACCTCTCGGAGATCGATCGGCAGGCGAAGGCGCTCGTCCTCCGGCACGTCTCGGACGACTACTGGGGTCCGGTGGGCGTCTGGCAGGTCCGGGAGGCCGTGCGCCACGCGTTCGAGGGCGAACACGGCACCGCGGAGACGCTGTCGGGCGCGATCAGCGAGGTCTGTACCCACCTGCCGGTCTCGGAGGGGCGCCTGCGGAGGAAGTCGACGATGGCCGCGGGGCTCCAGTCGAGCCTGCTGGAGTTCTGA
- a CDS encoding PadR family transcriptional regulator, translated as MSEAEAVNDEEPGIARDLTAFQQNILVILSEEAMYGLAIKRELEAFYGNEVNHGRLYPNLDDLVELDLVEKSELDKRTNQYELTEKGREAVLDSLEWTLSRYVTDESRADEISEIVDEQL; from the coding sequence ATGTCAGAGGCAGAAGCGGTCAACGACGAAGAGCCGGGTATCGCACGCGATCTCACAGCGTTCCAGCAGAACATCCTCGTCATCCTCTCCGAGGAGGCGATGTACGGGCTCGCGATCAAACGCGAGCTCGAGGCGTTCTACGGGAACGAAGTGAACCACGGCCGACTCTACCCGAACCTCGACGATCTGGTCGAGCTGGATCTGGTCGAGAAGAGCGAACTCGACAAGCGAACGAACCAGTACGAGCTGACCGAGAAGGGCCGCGAGGCGGTTCTCGACAGCCTCGAGTGGACGCTCTCCCGGTACGTGACCGACGAGAGCCGCGCCGACGAGATCAGCGAGATCGTCGACGAACAGCTCTAA
- a CDS encoding DUF5789 family protein yields the protein MSEEETEEEAEEPAVELGEGADVEGAPIARVAARLTWPQERSRIVEKEGDATIRTPDGPRTLSELLEETDTTYFDTRQTFVEAVEDVVGRGPIATE from the coding sequence ATGAGCGAAGAGGAAACCGAGGAGGAAGCCGAAGAGCCGGCCGTCGAGCTCGGTGAGGGTGCCGACGTCGAGGGCGCGCCGATCGCCCGCGTCGCCGCGCGACTCACCTGGCCCCAGGAGCGCAGCCGTATCGTCGAGAAGGAGGGCGACGCCACCATCCGGACGCCCGACGGACCCCGAACCCTGAGCGAGCTGCTTGAGGAGACGGACACCACCTACTTCGACACCCGGCAGACGTTCGTCGAAGCCGTCGAGGACGTGGTCGGTCGCGGCCCGATCGCGACCGAGTAG
- a CDS encoding Mut7-C RNAse domain-containing protein, with amino-acid sequence MSENGDADRFLLDVMLGKLATYLRMCGYDTAYALDRGIEADEELRPLAESEGRTLLTRDEELATATDDAVLLTEREVEQQLRELRATGVELSLPDHPQRCSACNGEVEPADLDDAPEHVPDGVEPYRCRDCGQWFWRGSHWDDVQETLAAI; translated from the coding sequence ATGAGCGAGAACGGTGACGCGGACCGCTTCCTGCTCGACGTGATGCTCGGCAAGCTCGCGACGTACCTCCGGATGTGCGGGTACGACACGGCGTACGCGCTCGATCGCGGGATCGAGGCCGACGAGGAGCTCCGACCGCTCGCCGAGTCGGAAGGCCGGACGTTACTGACACGGGACGAGGAGCTCGCGACGGCGACCGACGACGCCGTGCTGCTCACCGAACGCGAGGTCGAGCAACAGCTTCGGGAGCTCCGCGCGACGGGGGTCGAGCTCTCACTGCCCGACCATCCACAGCGGTGTAGCGCCTGCAACGGGGAGGTCGAGCCTGCAGACCTCGACGACGCCCCCGAGCACGTTCCCGACGGCGTCGAACCGTACCGCTGTCGGGACTGTGGACAGTGGTTCTGGCGAGGATCGCACTGGGACGACGTGCAGGAAACGCTCGCGGCGATCTGA
- a CDS encoding aminotransferase class I/II-fold pyridoxal phosphate-dependent enzyme gives MDVSPFGLERWFAEYEHDADIMLAESGIRSLPAGRFDLDPGKLGYVIPTNGDPEFRADVGERYGRSADEVLFTVGTQEANFLTFLSLLNSEHGDHAVVVTPTYQALHAVPEAFGEVTRVPLNRENWSVDVAGVREAIREDTAVVVLNNPNNPTGEYHDEETVRELYDLAAEHDAYLLCDEVYRLLAEEPITPAAAMGEYGLSTTSLTKAYGLAGLRFGWLVGDEEVVERAWRWKDYTTISPTLFGQHVAKQALGEQEDDILAENRDLATDHRGIVADWLDEHGLDWHEPVGVNGFVTVPEGFADAEEFCRVVVEEASVVLAPGHLFGPYGDRFRIGFGLPTEELREGLDRVGEVIENR, from the coding sequence ATGGACGTCTCGCCGTTCGGGCTCGAACGCTGGTTCGCGGAGTACGAACACGACGCAGACATCATGCTCGCCGAGAGCGGGATCAGGTCGCTGCCGGCCGGCCGCTTCGATCTCGACCCCGGGAAGCTGGGGTACGTGATCCCCACCAACGGCGACCCGGAGTTCCGCGCCGACGTGGGCGAACGCTACGGCCGGAGCGCCGACGAGGTGCTGTTCACCGTCGGCACGCAGGAGGCGAACTTCCTCACCTTCCTCTCGCTTTTGAACTCCGAGCACGGCGACCACGCGGTCGTCGTGACGCCGACGTACCAGGCGCTCCACGCCGTCCCGGAGGCGTTCGGCGAGGTGACGCGGGTGCCGCTGAACCGCGAGAACTGGAGCGTCGACGTGGCCGGCGTCCGGGAGGCGATCCGCGAGGACACGGCAGTGGTCGTGCTCAACAACCCCAACAACCCCACCGGCGAGTACCACGACGAGGAGACGGTCCGGGAGCTGTACGACCTCGCGGCCGAGCACGACGCGTACCTGCTCTGTGACGAGGTGTACCGCCTGCTCGCCGAGGAGCCCATCACGCCGGCGGCGGCGATGGGCGAGTACGGGCTCTCCACCACGAGCCTCACGAAGGCCTACGGACTCGCCGGCCTGCGGTTCGGCTGGCTCGTCGGCGACGAGGAGGTGGTCGAACGCGCGTGGCGCTGGAAGGACTACACCACCATCTCGCCCACGCTGTTCGGCCAGCACGTCGCGAAGCAGGCGCTTGGCGAGCAGGAGGACGATATCCTGGCCGAGAACCGCGATCTCGCGACCGACCACCGCGGGATCGTCGCCGACTGGCTCGACGAGCACGGCCTCGACTGGCACGAGCCGGTCGGCGTCAACGGGTTCGTGACGGTGCCGGAGGGGTTCGCGGACGCCGAGGAGTTCTGCCGCGTCGTGGTCGAGGAGGCGTCGGTAGTGCTGGCGCCCGGGCACCTGTTCGGCCCCTACGGGGACCGTTTCCGGATCGGGTTCGGCCTCCCGACCGAAGAACTCCGCGAAGGGTTAGACCGCGTCGGCGAGGTTATCGAGAACCGCTAG
- the rnhA gene encoding ribonuclease HI — translation MPTVTVDPADARERLREAGVEIREGNTDHERWRAEHGDAVAVAYDDKVVVQGSSPTDLTLLLKNGGGRAHVYFDGASRGNPGPAAVGWAIVSSDGVVAEGGETIGRRTNNQAEYEALLRALRAAKDLGLEEVDVRGDSQLVVKQLRGEWNTNDPELKELRVTARELLRAFDRWDVEHVPREINDRADDLANEALDDR, via the coding sequence ATGCCGACCGTCACTGTCGACCCCGCGGACGCCCGCGAGCGCCTCCGCGAGGCCGGCGTCGAGATCCGGGAGGGGAACACCGACCACGAGCGCTGGCGGGCCGAACACGGCGACGCCGTCGCGGTCGCGTACGACGACAAGGTCGTCGTCCAGGGGAGTTCGCCCACGGATCTCACGCTCCTCCTGAAGAACGGCGGCGGCCGCGCCCACGTCTACTTCGACGGCGCCAGCCGGGGGAACCCCGGGCCGGCGGCCGTCGGCTGGGCGATCGTCAGCAGCGACGGCGTCGTCGCCGAGGGGGGCGAGACGATCGGCCGCCGGACGAACAACCAGGCGGAGTACGAGGCGCTGCTGCGGGCGCTTCGAGCCGCCAAGGATCTCGGCCTTGAGGAGGTCGACGTCCGCGGCGACTCCCAGCTCGTCGTCAAACAGCTCCGGGGCGAGTGGAACACCAACGACCCCGAACTCAAGGAGCTGCGCGTCACCGCCCGGGAGCTGCTCCGGGCGTTCGACCGCTGGGACGTCGAGCACGTTCCGCGGGAGATAAACGACCGCGCAGACGATCTGGCGAACGAGGCACTCGATGACCGATAG
- a CDS encoding inorganic diphosphatase: MTNLWEDLETGPDAPEEIYAVVECLKGERNKYEYDKDVPGVVLDRVLHSNVHYPYDYGFIPQTYYDDEDPFDVMVMVEDATFPGCVIEARPVALMKMDDDGEQDDKVIAVPSEDPRFDHIQDIDDIPQQTLDEIDEFFETYKNLEEGKEVTTLGWEDKQAALDAVEHAQDLYDETF; this comes from the coding sequence ATGACGAACCTCTGGGAAGACCTGGAAACCGGGCCGGACGCGCCCGAGGAGATCTACGCGGTCGTGGAGTGTCTCAAAGGCGAGCGCAACAAGTACGAGTACGACAAGGACGTCCCCGGCGTCGTGCTCGATCGCGTGCTGCACTCGAACGTCCACTACCCCTACGACTACGGCTTCATCCCCCAGACCTACTACGACGACGAGGACCCGTTCGACGTGATGGTAATGGTCGAGGACGCGACGTTCCCCGGCTGCGTGATCGAGGCCCGCCCGGTCGCGCTGATGAAGATGGACGACGACGGCGAGCAGGACGACAAAGTCATCGCGGTCCCCAGCGAGGACCCCCGCTTCGACCACATCCAGGACATCGACGACATCCCCCAGCAGACGCTCGACGAGATCGACGAGTTCTTCGAGACGTACAAGAACCTCGAGGAGGGGAAGGAGGTCACCACTCTGGGCTGGGAGGACAAGCAGGCCGCGCTCGACGCCGTCGAGCACGCACAGGATCTCTACGACGAGACGTTCTAA
- a CDS encoding ECF transporter S component, giving the protein MTSLSEVYKPDAEFQTSLRRLYAGLGLFALGGLLAIAGIVVGATTPMTSLTASWEWAGILAGLGVPAAILGIFTVLPSGRRTRVAAVIGAALSLLGVALFAHAYPCQWVGTNCLGDQRLLTLPVALLYSAGIITTLWCLFTGIVNFESRNSPGGTAHVEVATQGETKVIEVPTSELPKFSGSMGVLGGTPEVDSPDRPGAGGGSDSSVASDGGASTNTINGVSNGGAFVDGSEIADAGPSSPSSGSDEPSATGSRSDDERGDSVGSKPPRRENRENAAGRTGSGSPSTGNVKGVDTGNSPRRDDDWTPTGATPERASSGPDRDSYCGSCKHFEYVQTDEGMQPYCGFHEGLMDDMDACDEYTPRK; this is encoded by the coding sequence ATGACCAGTCTCTCGGAGGTGTACAAGCCCGACGCGGAGTTCCAGACCAGCCTCCGACGACTGTACGCGGGGCTGGGACTGTTCGCACTCGGCGGGCTCCTCGCGATCGCCGGGATCGTCGTGGGGGCAACGACGCCGATGACCTCGCTCACTGCCTCGTGGGAGTGGGCAGGCATTCTCGCCGGGCTCGGCGTCCCTGCGGCGATCCTCGGGATCTTCACCGTACTCCCTTCGGGGCGACGGACCCGGGTCGCGGCAGTCATCGGCGCCGCGCTCTCGCTGCTCGGGGTCGCGCTGTTCGCCCACGCCTACCCCTGCCAGTGGGTTGGGACGAACTGTCTCGGGGATCAGCGGCTCCTGACCCTCCCCGTCGCGCTGCTGTACTCCGCGGGGATCATCACGACGCTGTGGTGTCTGTTCACCGGGATCGTCAACTTCGAGTCCCGGAACAGCCCCGGCGGCACTGCCCACGTCGAGGTGGCCACACAGGGGGAGACGAAAGTGATCGAGGTCCCGACCTCCGAGCTCCCGAAGTTCTCCGGCAGCATGGGCGTCCTCGGCGGGACCCCCGAAGTCGACTCCCCGGACCGTCCGGGCGCCGGCGGCGGGAGCGACAGCAGCGTCGCGAGCGACGGCGGCGCGTCGACGAACACGATCAACGGCGTGAGCAACGGCGGCGCGTTCGTCGACGGGTCCGAGATCGCCGACGCGGGGCCGAGCAGCCCCAGCAGCGGATCGGACGAGCCGTCGGCGACCGGTTCGCGTTCCGACGACGAGCGCGGGGACTCGGTGGGATCCAAACCGCCCCGGCGCGAGAACCGGGAGAACGCCGCCGGACGCACCGGCAGCGGGTCCCCCTCGACGGGCAACGTCAAAGGCGTCGACACCGGGAACTCCCCGCGCCGCGACGACGACTGGACGCCGACCGGGGCGACCCCCGAGCGCGCCTCGAGCGGGCCGGATCGGGACAGCTACTGTGGCTCCTGCAAACACTTCGAGTACGTCCAGACCGACGAGGGGATGCAGCCCTACTGTGGGTTCCACGAGGGGCTCATGGACGACATGGACGCCTGCGACGAGTACACCCCGCGAAAGTAG